A window from Setaria italica strain Yugu1 chromosome VIII, Setaria_italica_v2.0, whole genome shotgun sequence encodes these proteins:
- the LOC101783338 gene encoding disease resistance protein RPM1, which yields MAPAASEEEEQGKGEVEKTAPAAPEQPPQVLDSNVDERTKKIEDALSSVRSCHAWWSEMLGVAARGRRVLGDNLALRCLDFLEKELSYIVVCLTALTPDYVDEEMMAWLQRLIRTASETRSRYLDQASKGFRRQHRYQHWLRSETTQIRRLAEYPSSYMHLLEAEGGGHLPVDVHWFERSQSPSYDDYEFPYEIQNLTIYMVSMFPHGYKFQRDQLLMKWLCDAGLLNYSSSILTQATAEQFFCNLVNLNLITRAEANSRHNNPDEAEAWWWNVNHLQHQFLASKAAKMGFLFTSGTLNLLVAASSADHGNETAGRIARRLTLHQDDPNIPFLLQKIDVTQTRSLAVSGTVSGVSADKFVNLVVLDVEGWENFGDEDLLRVCRSKMFFLEYLSIRNTRVSKLPPEIKELCNLKILDAGYTQVTELPLGVFVATRLQRLDIRGTPIRQVTLPKQTLGLQNSLVELLLGGGEGMISSVEATATGVPHEIRRFSSLHTLATIDLSEQPASFVKALGDLCLLRVLAITWSFHQSSDRDYCEALLSSIKRWCDLESLTIHCGLGCSMEFLGSLSNMSSPLKTFNVTVGKFAGVPKWFDGHMYLSFVQITVCKLGDRDLEILRGLPWLKCLILGLDFIPKEAIVIKNGGFSKLRRFSIDCQVPWLTFESGAMSNLTYLQLNLFACPTNPISVPLGISNLFSLTEVALWYNVRYTNRFSVKITVEAVRQEVAKRRKTTQIIALFINGIEQDVQVVDEETLNTTRVPSETNAGDEDAVQAVDEITEQ from the coding sequence ATGGCGCCTGCAGcttcggaggaggaggagcagggaaAGGGGGAGGTAGAGAAGACAGCGCCTGCAGCTCCCGAGCAGCCGCCGCAGGTTCTAGATTCCAATGTAGACGAGAGGACGAAGAAGATCGAGGACGCATTAAGTTCGGTGAGGTCCTGCCATGCATGGTGGTCTGAGATGCTGGGAGTAGCTGCTCGCGGGCGCCGTGTCTTGGGCGATAACCTTGCGCTGCGCTGCTTGGACTTCCTGGAGAAGGAGCTGAGCTACATTGTTGTGTGCTTGACTGCACTGACCCCGGATTATGTTGACGAGGAGATGATGGCGTGGCTGCAAAGGTTGATTCGCACCGCATCGGAAACTCGCTCCCGCTACCTCGACCAAGCCTCTAAGGGATTTCGCCGTCAGCATCGATATCAACATTGGTTAAGGTCTGAAACTACACAAATTCGTCGTCTTGCTGAATATCCCAGCAGTTATATGCATCTTCTTGAAGCCGAGGGAGGTGGCCACCTCCCTGTGGACGTCCACTGGTTCGAACGATCACAGTCTCCATCTTATGATGACTATGAGTTCCCTTATGAGATTCAAAATCTGACGATTTACATGGTGAGCATGTTTCCCCATGGGTACAAGTTTCAGAGGGATCAACTTCTCATGAAATGGTTGTGCGATGCAGGCTTGTTGAATTATTCTAGTTCTATTCTTACACAAGCAACAGCAGAGCAGTTCTTTTGCAATCTGGTCAATCTGAATTTGATCACTCGTGCAGAGGCAAACTCTAGACACAACAATCCGGATGAAGCCGAAGCCTGGTGGTGGAATGTCAATCACCTTCAGCACCAGTTCCTTGCCTCCAAAGCAGCAAAGATGGGTTTTCTCTTCACCAGCGGCACGCTCAATTTATTAGTGGCAGCATCATCAGCAGACCATGGCAACGAAACTGCTGGTAGGATAGCACGGAGGCTAACCCTCCACCAAGATGATCCAAACATCCCATTTTTGCTTCAAAAAATTGATGTGACCCAGACTCGTTCGCTAGCAGTGTCTGGTACAGTCAGTGGAGTCTCCGCGGACAAGTTTGTCAATCTGGTGGTGTTGGATGTCGAAGGTTGGGAGAACTTTGGGGATGAGGACCTACTGCGAGTATGCAGAAGCAAAATGTTCTTCCTGGAGTATCTGAGCATTAGGAACACAAGAGTCAGCAAGCTCCCGCCAGAGATCAAGGAGCTGTGTAATCTGAAGATACTGGATGCAGGTTACACACAGGTAACTGAGCTCCCGTTAGGAGTGTTTGTGGCAACAAGATTGCAAAGACTGGACATAAGAGGCACACCCATAAGGCAGGTGACACTGCCAAAGCAAACTCTGGGGCTGCAGAACAGTTTGGTGGAACTTCTCCTTGGCGGTGGTGAAGGAATGATTAGTTCCGTTGAAGCAACAGCAACTGGAGTGCCACATGAGATACGGCGTTTCTCGAGTCTACACACTCTAGCCACTATTGATTTAAGTGAACAACCAGCTAGCTTTGTCAAGGCTCTAGGTGATCTATGCTTACTGAGGGTGCTTGCAATAACATGGTCCTTTCACCAGTCCTCTGACAGAGACTACTGTGAAGCATTGCTTTCATCCATCAAACGGTGGTGCGACCTTGAGTCTCTGACCATTCACTGTGGACTCGGCTGCTCCATGGAGTTCCTGGGCTCCCTTTCTAATATGTCTTCGCCTCTTAagacattcaatgtgacagtgGGAAAATTTGCAGGTGTTCCCAAATGGTTCGATGGGCACATGTATCTCTCTTTCGTGCAAATCACAGTCTGCAAACTTGGGGATCGTGATCTAGAGATACTCAGAGGCTTACCTTGGCTTAAGTGCCTAATACTGGGCTTGGACTTCATTCCCAAAGAAGCTATAGTGATTAAAAATGGAGGGTTCTCTAAGCTCCGGAGGTTCTCCATCGACTGCCAAGTGCCATGGCTCACTTTCGAATCAGGAGCGATGTCAAATCTTACATACCTTCAACTGAACCTCTTTGCTTGCCCAACGAACCCGATAAGTGTTCCATTGGGTATCAGCAACCTCTTTAGCCTTACAGAGGTTGCACTGTGGTACAATGTGAGGTACACCAACAGATTCAGCGTCAAGATAACTGTGGAGGCGGTGAGACAAGAAGTAGCTAAGCGTCGTAAAACAACCCAGATAATCGCCCTTTTCATCAATGGCATTGAACAAGATGTTCAAGTAGTTGATGAGGAGACATTGAATACAACCAGAGTTCCAAGTGAAACCAATGCTGGAGACGAAGATGCCGTTCAAGCAGTTGATGAGATTACTGAACAATAA